A single window of Nicotiana sylvestris chromosome 3, ASM39365v2, whole genome shotgun sequence DNA harbors:
- the LOC104218237 gene encoding uncharacterized protein, with translation MGDVEPIPNFRGWVDSLLKIATREQRTWKSISSLHGWKVKTHGFGIRGMTAEVAMAIRMSANAALDLDKARALLPKRKATKESSEEEEEGTSLITRPRARRRIIIDNEIENTPARTSATEPVLIQSDEDAEPRDNNESIQHLFDSGFGSGELGPVFDEAHLSSFVPISSIPLPAVSVSYQL, from the exons atgggagatgtggaacctattcccaactttcgtggttgggtagactcacttttgaagattgctactagggagcagagaacttggaaatcaatttcttctttacatggctggaaagtcaaaacacatg gatttggcattagaggaatgacagctgaagtagctatggccattcgcatgtctgcgaatgctgctctggatttagataaggctcgagccttgctgcctaaaagaaaagctacaaaggaaagttctgaagaagaagaggagggtacctccctaattaccaggccaagggccaggagacgaataatcattgataatgaaattgaaaacactcctgctcgtacctccgccaccgagcctgttttgattcaatctgatgaggatgccgaaccaagagataataatgagtcaattcagcacctttttgacagtggtttcgggagtggcgagctcggacctgtttttgatgaagctcatctttcctcatttgttcctatttcctccattcctctgccagCCGTAAGTGTTTCTTACCAGCTTTAA